The genomic segment ctatggatctatcacaatttgcattagtttaaaccaaaatttacttatattaacacatgaatttaccattaatttactcctaacactcGGACGTTGAGATAAGTGGTTGTGGCAAGGAACCCAACTTGCACTATACGGTCGAGTAGGTTAGAGCATCTTCTTTGCTCGAAGCATTAACCAAGTCGAAGGGATTATCCAGTCGTCACCTCGGGGGCCGACTATCCATAGTCGGCTGTGACGGTTACGAATGCAAAGGGACGCCTGGACTGTTACACAGAGCGTTACGCCTCTTAAAGGAGGGCTGCAGAGGTTACGATAGTAGCCATTATTGAGGGTCTCCAAGAGTCACTCCATAAAGATTGCAATTCATCAATTCAGAGGTATAAATAAGGACTCCCatccgagggataagcaagatatTCATTCTTGAGCTCACACATACCACTATTGTGCAACTTTGATCTCTTAATCAATTCAATCACCTTCTTAGTTTACCTTATACAGTTGCGACCTCACCTGATTTGCTTTGAGGAGATAGTCCATGTTTTACaagaataattataaaaaatgtatggGTGTTTGGTATAATTATATAGGTTCCATATATAATTCTCTAAACACATTGGTATTTTATTTGGCCGTTTAATTTCTATTATACTTTTAGGTTTAAGAAGAATGTGcatgaaaaacaaaaaatattgtatattatgGATTTTAGAGATTATTTGATGTAATTTAAACTGATCTCATAATTTCTAGATTCTCCCCTATTGAGTCCAAATTGGATTTTTGAATGAGTTGGCAGTTCAGttggattttaattttatttttaaaagccaCGTggaattccaatttttttttttactttttgttaTATATTACATAATATTATGTATTTTCTACGTTTATATACACTAAAGTTCTTTTATTAAAAAACGACGTGGGACTTCTCAATACACTATTTTCCATCCTTTACCCCATTTTCTATTTTCCTTTTAATACAATAATTTGAATGCTTAATGTCTAATGTGGTTGATTGTCTAGCtgagattttttttctttctaaaactgATATCATAGGATACTAAGCTATATATGAAGTTACCTACATAGCGAGATTTAATGCTATATATGAGGGTGAGAACTTCCTTTTTTATAATGTTCTTGCGGTATTTCCAGTTCTAATTAAATGCTTCACCTTTATATGGAGATTGATCActtgattttttttgataaacaATGGAAcatgtatatatacatataattcCGCACCCAAACAAATGCAGAACCAAACCAATACAGCAAAACCAGTACAACAAAGTCAAACCCAGCCCAGCAAGGTACAATTATCAGTCAGTCCATCAAAAGTGCAAATCAAAGTTGCACAATCATTCCTACAATCCTACAAATACAACAAAGGGCATTGGTTCCATTCATAAAAGTTGCAAGTAACCTTGCATTTGTTACCTATCGCCAGCCACCACCAAGAATACATCTTGACATTGTATATAATCTCCGCTATGTTGCAAACACCATTGTTAAAAACAATATCATTTCTATGTCTCCAAATACTCCAGCATACCGTTAACCAAATGGCACCCACCCTCCTCGGCGACCTTACTCTATGAAGAATATCAATCATTTGCAAGAGGTCCTCACTGCATTCAACTAGTGGATGAATGTCCAGCTCAAGCCAAAGATAAATCTTTTCCCACACGCCCACTGCTACTTGGCAAGAAAGAAACAGATGATTGATGTTCTCTTGGCATTGGCATCCAAAAACACAAAAGCTATCTTCATTCCCTGCAATTATTCCCCTTTTTACCAGTTGTTCTCTTGTTGGCAGGCCGTCTTTAATCAATCTCCACCCAAAAATTCGCACCTTGGATGGTAGCCATGAATTCCACACAACGTCCAGAGCCTCGATCTTTCTTTGCTCCATAAGACCACCAGCCGGATTCCTCATCAGCAAGTTATAGTAATCTTTTACTTTGAAAGTTCCTGTACCATTCAAAGACCAAACCCAACTATCCTCGCCGGAGAGTTTCGGTTCCACGCCCACTAGGAGCTGTTTCAATTCCAGGAGTTCCTCTCTCGCAACCTGACTAAGAGCTatttcatcttccacaacattcCACTGCCATCTTAATTGTTCCCACCTCCCCATTTCCAACACACTATGATGCTTGTTCACGATCTCAGAAAACAGTACGGGAAACACATCTTGCAATGCGTATCGTCCATGCCACCTGCATAACCAGAAGGGAATATTGTGTCCATTGCCAAGTCTAAGAGTTACCTGATTTATAAATCCCAATTCTGTTGAGTTTTCCCCTATAAGCATTAGATCTCTCCACCACGTCGAGGCACAATGCAGCCTATCATTAGATCTTTTGAAAAACAGTCTTTGATGAAGATGACCATACCTCTCCTTTAGAATACCTTGCCATATTTCCGTTTCTTCATTTAACATTCTCCAAAGCTATTTAGTTTGTAAAGCCATATTGAATTTGACGACATCTTTAATTCCAAGCCCCCCACCTCCCTAGTCCTGCATATCGTATCCCACCCTATCCACGCTACGCCCCTTTTCTCCACCGAGTTGTGCCATAGGAAATTCTGTTGAAGCCTCACAATATCTTCAGCTACCTGCCTTGGCATCTTGAACATAGACATTTGGTATACATGTAGGTTTGTAAGCACCGAATTTATCAAAGTTACTCTACCTCCAATTGACAGGAGGCTTCCTATCCATGGAGAAAGATTGGCCCTCACATTGTCAATGATTGTACTCCAGAATCCTATGCTTCTTGGGTTCCCTCCTACAGTCGTTCCAAGGAATTTGAATGGAATATTTCCCCAATTGCAGCACAGGAATTGGCTTGCGGCCAGAAGGAATCGGTTCTCCGTAGCAACACCATATATGGTGCTTTTCCACATATTCACTCTTAGACCGGAAACTAGTTCGAACCCACGCAGAATCGTCTTTATGGCCCATAAATTCCTCCACGAGGCCTCACCAACCAGAACCGTGTCATCAGCAAACTGCAAGATATCATAGGAGCACCCCGAACCAACCTTAAATTCATTAAACAGAGCTGTCTCCGTGGCTCTTTTAACCATTCCTGCAAGGCCTTCAGCCACAATGGTAAAAAGAAAAGGTGATAGGGGGTCACCTTGTCTCAACCCCCTTTGGACTTTGAATTCTCCCGACGGACTTCCATTGATTAAGACAGACATATTACTACTGCACACAGTCGCTTCCATCCATAATCTCCACCTACGGCCAAATCCCATACTCTGCAGCATCTCTTTCAAAAAGCACCAATCAACACAATCATATGCTTTGGCAAAATCAACCTTAAACAAGATGCagcttctctttgttcttttaGCCAAGTCAACGATTTCATTCGCCACCACCACCCCATCTAGAATTTGTCTATTAGGCACAAAGGCTGTTTGGGACTTAGAAATAAGTTTCCCAATAACTCTGCTAAGCCTTGCTGCTAATAATTTAGATATGATTTTGAGAATACATCCAATTAGGCAAATAGGTCTAAAGTCCTCGAAGGCCTGTGGATTATCAACCTTGGGAATCAAGGCAATAAACGATGCAGTCATGGCCCTTGGCAAGGATGCTTTGCTATGAAAATCCTTCACACACCGTGTCACATCCTCTCCGACAATGCTccagattttttttataaaagctagATTCAACCCATCTGGTCCTGGGCTTCTATCTCCATCACAGCTGAATACCGACTCCCTGATTTCTTCTGTTGTGAACTCCTCCTCCAAAAGGGCAGCATCAATGGGAGAGAGCTTATTGAACACCAAGCCTTTTAGTGTCGGTCTTTGTATATTCATCTTACTAAACCTCTCCTGGAAGTGCTTTCGGGCTGCTTCTTTTATCTCCTCAACACCTTCTAGAACACCCTGCGGCGATTGTATCATGACAATAGAGTTTTTCCTATTTCTAGCTTTTAGAGATGCATGAAAGTATTTTGAATTGTTATCTCCCTCCTTAATCCATCTCACCCTCAATTTTTGCTTGAGAATACTTTCTTTAAGATGTAAATTTTTCCATATACTACATTGTAGATCCTTCCTTCTACTAATGGCCGTATTATCACCTGGGTCGGTACTGAGCAGGACCGCATCTTCCAGCTCATTTAGTTCCTCCACGTCTTCTTCAATATTCAGATCCAACTTTCCAAAAATGTTGTGATTCCACCATCTCAATATTTCCcttatattcttaattttttccTTAAGAACAAAGGCACTTGTGCCTTTACATTGAAAGGAATTCCATGATTCAGCAACAAAATTCTCCAAGTCAAGATGTTCATACCAGAAATTAAATACCTTGAATGGCTTTGCTCCCCAATCCTTATTACTGATCTTCAACGAAATGGGCCTATGATCTGATATGTCTCTGTTTCCTGAGACCTGAGCCACTGCCTTCCACTGATTGATTATTCCTTCTGTCATCAAGAATCTATCGATTCTGCTTCTTGCATTTCCTCCTGATTTCACCCAAGTAAACTTATTGCTAATAACAGGTAAGTCCACCACCTCCAATAGTTCAATCAATCCTGCGAACTCCTCCAACTCAGTTCTGTTGACCAGTCCCCTACCAATACGTTCCTCTTCCGACTTTACAGCATTAAAGTCGCCACCAATTATCCATTCACCACTGGGAAAGTTATTCTTCCAAGATAACAGTTGGCTCCATAGCACTCTCTTATCGGCTAAAGCACATGGGGAGTATACATTTACAAAGTAACAATTAATGTCTTTCCATAGAGCATTCACACCCAGAAGACCTTTAGATTTAAAACTGAAATCCGCCCTAATCACACCCTTCCTCCAGATTATCAACAACCCTCCAGATTGCCCTTCAGAGTCCTCTGCTGACCATTCACATTCCTCACTCCCCCACAAACTTCTTATATAATGTTCCtccatctttcttatttttgtttcttgCAGATAACAGATATCTACCTTAGCTTTTTTCATAATCTGTTGGATCCTCTTTCTCTTGACCAGATTCCTACCCCCTCTTATATTAAAGGATATACAATTCATTGGACATTATTTTTCTCCAACCTACTCGCTTCAAAGTACTGCCTTTCCCTGGTTTCGATATCTCGTACTATCCCTTCAAACACTTtgtcatcttcatcaccttccaCCCCTAATTCTTTTATGGATCTCCATACCTTTTTTGGCACCCCTTCAATTGCTTTCCAAatccttctatttccttgcatcATACCTGAGTCTGTTATTGAATCACCCCCTGAGGATTTGTTTTTTGAACCACCTGTGGCCGAACCTTCAGAAATTTCTCGTGCCAGAGTTAATCTATGGGAGCTAGTAATGTTATTTTCTTGTGACTGTAAGAGAGCAGAGAAATACGATGGTGCAAAAGGGATTTTTAGATTATCATAAATCTGTGCCAATTGTTTGCTTTTCTTGGGCCTGGGAGTGATAGTAGGCCCAAAGGTTGAGATTTGATCTGATCCAGATTGTGACTGTTTCTCCAAAAGTCCAACATCCTCACCCTGGCCCACACTATTATTATCTCTgtcctttgtacttctcagccGCTGACTAAAACTAGGCATCGCACACACTTCAAGGTTTGGCTTTTCCACTTGGCAGACTTTTAATGATCTCTCTCCATCTGCATTAAATGTTTGTTCTTCTCTATGGCCATATCCTCCCCCCATGCTCTGGATTTCCCCTGTTTCATTCACCTTTTCCATCATAGGTCCGCTAGTTTTCTCCAATTGGTTCTGATCCTCTACACCCTCACCACTCCTTGCAGACCTCATAGCCATCTTGTTATCATGCGACTGCCTCCAACTCTCTGACACCTTAGCACTACTTTCCAGGTTATTTTCAAAAGTGCCACCGCCGCCCTCCCCCCAATCTTCCTCCTCCTCTTCCGATGAGCCACTGTTGCTCACTCCGTTCTCCCACTATTTAGGAACCATTATCCTCTTCGGCCCATGCGAATCCTCCATCAATTTAATGCTATAGGTATTTTCATTGACCCCAATATTGATGCTCTCATTCAATACCATAGAGTATTTTGTTCTGATTACAAACCTTGCTACATCCATCCTCTTCCCCTCCATTGTTTTCTGGTCCATGCACACGAAAACCCCAACCGgttttgccataaattcaaaaaattcctTTTTCCAGACATGACATGGCAAGCCGAAGCATCTCATCCATGTTAGTCTTTCATTATCCACATCTTCCGGAGACCATGGGTGAATGTTGTTGAACCATCTATTAACCCATTCAACCTCATCTTCAACCAGCTGTTTAATCTCACCTTTCTCATTTTCTTCAAGTAACACCATATTTGCTCCCAATGGTGTAGCAGTGATCGTAAAGTATCCTTCAGCATGCAGCGCTTCTTGTACATTATATGTCATCCCCGGTACTTCCACCACACCAACAAAGGCCTTCTAAAATCTTGCCATATCTTGTTTCTCCACATCAAACTGTTGATGGACAAACTTAGGTTTTTTTTCTCTTCGGCTTTCTCCCTCCATCTTCTTATTGGTTAACCCTATATTCTCCTTCACCACCTGAGCATATGAGGCCATTCCCACATTGTATTGTTTCCTCATATTTCTTACTTCATTAGTTTCTCCCCCTAGCCTCTTCACGTTGAAGTTTTTCTTCTTTGCTACCTCTCCTCTTTGGAACCTTGGTACGTTTGCATGAAGTTTTTTGCCCAGAATAGTAATGTTATCCAGCTCCATTTCAAGTTTTCTCACATCTCCCACCTTTCGGTACCTCACAAAGCCATATCTTTTCCCCCACTTGTTTCTTCTCGGGGGGATCACTACCTCAGCTACCAGCCCATATTCCACAAAGATATCAAACATCTCCTTTGAGCCATACGACTCCGGGAATTCAGAGAAGAAGAAACTTGTGATTTCTTCTCCGTCTAAGTTTCCTTTACCCCTTCTAAGATCCCACCTATGATTGTTGTTTGCTCCCGCTGTCCACTTCTTCCTTTCCACCACCTTCCATCCTCCCTTTTCCGCCTCAACCTCCTCTACGTGTTGTTTTCTCCCTACTCTCGCCTGTTTCTCCCTCCATTCTCTCTCTAGTTTTTCTTCGCCTACTCTCACCTGTTtctctctcatacttttttgACTCCGCTCTTTTTTTTGTCTGAATTGACTTGATTGATTGATCACTTGATTATTATTctataactccatgttcccgCAAATTGATTAATAAGTCGTTTATCCACCCATGGTTTTAAATGGCGGTTGCGGCTGCGGATGCGGTTGCGGCCACTGCGGTTGCGGGTATTGCGGCTACCGCGCTGCGGATTGAGGTCGTTGCGGCGTGAATTTAATATTTAGagcataaaatattatattttattacttaGTTTATATTTCACATGTCTTccattttgtctctaatttttcatACACATCTCATTAATAGTTCGCCATCACTTTGAAAATCACTAATCCGTTCAAAATATACCTTAAATCTACGATAAAAATAGAAAGGAAGATAGATTAAATGATTTTTGCTAGCAATGTATCATCTATTGCGGGCTGATGCGGTCCAATGCGGGCTGATGCGGCCGTTGCGGTGTTACGATGCGGTCGTTGTGGCGTTTTGATGCGGTTTTTAATGTGATTTACGATCACACCGCAATTGCAGCCTGATGCGGATGCGGACACTACCGCAACCGCAATATTGCGGCCACATCAGGTGATGCagtccgcaatttaaaaccatgtatCCACCGTCGATTCGAAgatgacgaagaagaagaagaatccatTGAATCAATTGAGCCGAGGTAATGTAACCTGGGGGATTTTCATTGTCTTAGGATCACTGAACCTATAGAGAAGAGCATAC from the Vicia villosa cultivar HV-30 ecotype Madison, WI unplaced genomic scaffold, Vvil1.0 ctg.002503F_1_1, whole genome shotgun sequence genome contains:
- the LOC131639020 gene encoding uncharacterized protein LOC131639020 — translated: MARWHGRYALQDVFPVLFSEIVNKHHSVLEMGRWEQLRWQWNVVEDEIALSQVAREELLELKQLLVGVEPKLSGEDSWVWSLNGTGTFKVKDYYNLLMRNPAGGLMEQRKIEALDVVWNSWLPSKVRIFGWRLIKDGLPTREQLVKRGIIAGNEDSFCVFGCQCQENINHLFLSCQVAVGVWEKIYLWLELDIHPLVECSEDLLQMIDILHRVRSPRRVGAIWLTVCWSIWRHRNDIVFNNGVCNIAEIIYNVKMYSWWWLAIGNKCKVTCNFYEWNQCPLLYL